The genomic interval CGGCGGATCATCAACAATCGCAAGTTCAACTTTTTCAAATATTTCTTCTAAATCAAATAGTTTTGAATTTATTAATCCTACAATTTCAGATTTTGACTGATCCAATAATTGTTTTAAGATTGGAATTTTTTTTATTGAATTTTTTAAATAAACCAATTCACGAGGGTTTGCTCTGTTTGTGCAGACCTTTGAGATCAGTCGTTCCAAATCGCCAATCTCTTTAAATTCATTTTGAAGATTTTTTCTAAGGCTTTTATTTTTATAAAAATCTTCAACGCATTCCAATCGATTATCAATCTGATCTTTATTTCTCAATGGAGCGTTAATCCATTTCTTCAGTAATCTAGCGCCCATTGCCGTTTTTGTTTTATCTAAAACCGAGATAAGAGAACCTTCTCTTTGTCCATCCTGCATTGTATAAAGAATTTCTAAATTTCTTTTTGTCGACAAATCCAAATACATATATTCAGATGAATTATACAAAGAGATTTTTGTAATATGGCTTAAATTTGATTTTTGAGTATCCTTTAAATAATATAAAATCGATCCGGCGGAAATAATTCCTGAAAATAAATTTTCAATTCCAAATCCCTTTAAAGTTTGAGTTTTAAATTGTTCCTTCAGCAGGTCATTTGCGTAATCGCTTGTAAAAACCCAATCATCTACTCTCGTAATTTTACAATGATATTTTGTCTGGTTTACAATATCATTAATCTCGGCAAATTGTTTTTTTGCCGTAATAATTTCAGCCGGCTGAATTATTTCTATCTGTTCAGATATTTTTAAAATGGGTGATTCGAAAGTGTAAAATTCGCCAGTTGAAATATCGCAATATGAAATTCCGGCAAAATTATCTGAAAGAAAAATTGAAGCCAAGTAATTGCTTTTTTTATGTTCAAGTAATTTATCCGAAAAAACTACTCCGGGAGTAACGACTTCTACAACGTCTCTTTTTACAATTCCTTTTGCGAATTTAGGATTTTCAGTCTGCTCGCAAACGGCAACTCTGTAACCCGCTTTTACCAACTTCGGCAGATAAGCATCAATGGCGTGATGCGGAAAACCCGCAAGCGGAACTTCGCCAGCTTTCCCGTTTGCTCTTTTAGTCAATGTAATACCTAAAACTTTTGAAGCGGTTTTTGCGTCATCTTCAAATGTTTCAAAAAAATCGCCCACCCTGAATAATAAAATTGTATCCGGATGCTGATTTTTAATTTTATGATATTGAGCCATTAAAGGCGTGGCTGACATTGAATTTCTTATTTTATTTTGTAATCCAAACGTAAAATATACTTTAATAGCAATTATTTATCAATTTATTGAAGAAGTTAAGTAATGTATTTAACAAAATTATTAATAATCATAATATTTTTTGAATAATTAAATCTGAAGAATAGAATATAATTAACTATATTTTAAACGATTAAAAATACTTCAATTTTAGGTGCAAAAATGAAAAACTCTTCTTTATCCGGCCTAATTTCCTTTGAATTTCATGTTGCTAAACATTTGCGTGAAAAATATGAGTTAGATGAGTTATTTTTTTCAATTACCGGGAATGTAATTTTTGCGAATTTTTATCAAGTCAGAGTTTTTACCCAAAAAATTAATTCTAAGAGAAATTTATATGAGCATCTTTCTCCCGGCGAAGTTAACGCCGCAGGATTAATTGACGAAATATTTCATTTTGCTATTAGAAAATATTTTAAAGAAAACTTTCCAAACGCGTTCACTGAGGCAATAAAAAGTACAAAGGAAAATTTAGGAGAAAATAATTTTGACGATCTTTTGCTGAATTTTATTAAAGTGTTTCCTCCGCAGAAAGTTTATAAGAATGAATTAAAACCCGAAGAATACCTAAATCAGTTTTCAGGAAATGTACAAAACAGAGAACTTCTAATTGAAGAAATGATATTGCTGCATTTGGCGAATTTAAATCCCGCGTTCACAAAACTTAAGGAATTATTTAACGAAGAATATATCGATGAAAAGAAATCTTATAAATCCACGCTTCAAAATTTGGAAAGTTTTTTTAAGAAAGAAGAATTTAAGGTTGGGAAAAAGAATTTAGATTTGTTTACGTTTTTAAAAATGCCCATCTTAAAACACTCCAATAGTATTTGGGACCAATTGGAATTTATTAAGAATGAATGGGGAATTTCTATTGATACTGAATTGATGAGAAAAATTGAAAGCGGCAAAGATCTATTTATAGAAAGTTTAAAATTTGACCAGCAGTTCGGCGGATTTGACGGAGGAGGCGGAGCCCCAACGATAGTCCCGCAATACAAAGGAAAACAAATTGACGCAACAAGTTTTGTACTCGGTAAATCAAAATTCAATTACGCGGAAGAATCAACAAAAGATTATGAAGAGTTTGAACAATTTACACCTGACACGAATTGGATGCCCAAATTAGTTTTGATTGCAAAAAACATTTACGTTTGGCTGGATCAGCTTTCCAAAAAATACCAAAGAGAAATAAGAACATTAGACAGAATTCCAATTGAAGAATTGGAACAATTGAAAAAATGGAATATAAATTCACTTTGGTTAATTGGCATTTGGGAAAGAAGCAACGCGTCAAAAAGAATAAAACATTTGATGGGAAATATTGACGCGGTCGCGTCGGCTTATTCTCTTTACGATTATGAAATTGCGCATGATATCGGAGGTGAAGCAGCATATAATGTTTTTAATCAAAACGCGAAATCTGTCGGAATTAGACTTGCAAGCGATATGGTTCCGAATCATACGGGAATTTATTCGCGTTGGGTTATTGAACATCCCGAATATTTTATACAGCTGGATTATCCGCCATTCCCAAATTATAATTTTACAGGCACAAATTTATCAGAGCAGCCGGGAATTGAAATTAAAATTGAAGATCAATATTGGCAGATGAAAGACGCGGCAGTTGTATTTCAAAGAAAGAATATAAATACCGGTGAAGTAAAATATATTTATCACGGTAATGACGGAACCAATATGCCGTGGAATGATACTGCTCAATTGAATATGCTTAAGGCTGAAGTCAGAGAAGCAGTTATCCAAAAAATATTTGACGTTGCTAGAAAATTTTCAGTTATAAGATTTGACGCGGCGATGACGCTGGCAAAAAAACACTTTTCAAGATTATGGTATCCTGAACCGGGGAAGGGAGGAGACATTCCATCACGATCCGATTTTGCGTTGACTAGAGAAGAATTCGACGAACTTTTCCCAAAGGAATTTTGGCGTGAAGTTGTTGACAGAATTAATGATGAAATGCCCGAAACGCTTTTGCTTGCAGAAGCATTTTGGCTGATGGAAGGTTATTTTGTGAGAACACTTGGAATGCATAGAGTATACAACAGCGCTTTTATGCACATGATGATGAAAGAAGAAAATTCAAAGTATAGAGAATTGATTACAAACACATTAGAGTTTGAACCGGAAATTTTAAAACGATATGTAAATTTTATGAGCAATCCTGACGAAGAAACGGCAATAAATCAATTCGGCACGGATGATAAATATTTTGGGGTATTGTTATTAATGTGCACTCTTCCCGGTTTGCCGATGCTGGCTCACGGACAAATTGAAGGATATACTGAAAAATACGGCATGGAATATCAGCGCGCATATTACAATGAAAATCCAAAAGATTGGTTAGTGGAAAGACACGCGAAAGAAATTTTTCCGGTTTTGGGAAAAAGGTATTTATTTGCCGAAGTAGATAATTTTTGGTTTTATGACTTTTTAGATCACAGAAAAGTAAATGAAAATGTTTATGCTTTCAGTAATTCATTTCAAAACGAAAAGGCTTTGGTGATCTACAATAATAAATTTGAATCTACTTCCGGATATATTAATTTTTCCAGGCAAAAATTAAAATCATCAAATTCACATAAATATTTGACGAATATTAATGTTGCGGAAAATTTCAACATTAAGAACAGTGATTTCCATTTTTATATATTTAAGGATTTTACACACCAAAACGATTATATTTTTAACGGAAAAGATATTCACCAAAACGGACTCTTTTTATCATTAAATGGATTTGAATACAGAATCTTTCTGCATTTTGAAGAAATTTATGACCAATCCGGATTTGTTTATAATTTTTATAAGGAGAATTACGGTAAGCCAATTTGGAATGTAAAAGAAAAATTGGAAGAAAATAAACTTATACCTTTGCAGCATTCATTTGAGAATATATTATTATCTGAAAAACTAAATTTGTTTTTAGACGAGATATTCGACGTTAAATTTGATCAGAAAAAAATTGAAGGTATAAATGAAAAGATAATTGATGAATTTTCGAATTTCATTTTCAAATTTAAAAATCATTTTAACACAGATATAAAACATGATGTGATTGACTCGAAATTAAATGATAGATTATTGAATTTAGCAATGCTGGCTGGAATGGGCCATATTAAAAAAACCGGAAAAACAAAGAAGACAAAAGCCGAACTGCAATTTGAAGAAATTATTTCACAAAGGAATAAATTAAGTTTTGCTGTATTAGTAATCTATGAACTAATTCAATGTACAAAGGAACTTATTTTAAATGAAAAAGTAAGTGATGAATTTCCTGAGAATATACGCATTACAAAATCCATCCAAAATATATTGGAAACAGTTAACCAAAATGAAGGATTTAGATATACAATTCTGCTGAACTTGATGTTAAATGAAAAAGATAATTTTGCAAATTTTGAAATTGATTTTGATAAGTTTATAAAATTAAGAAGCGTTGGTAAAATTTATGATTTGCTGTTAGATAGCAATCAAGAATTATTTAGAAGTATTATGGAAAATGAATTTACGCAAACCTTTATTGATGTTAATGATTATGAAAGCGTAAAATATTTTAGCAAAGAAAGACTTGAAACATTTTGTGAATTTTCCGTTTTATTTACTTTCCTTCAAATTATTTCCGATAAAGAAAACAATAAGAAATATTTAACGAAAGTAAATATATCCAGACTGGTAAATAAAATTGTAAATATTCAAAATCATATACATAATTTAGCTTTGGAATCAAAATTCATCTACAATGATTTTCTTGAAAATTTAAGTTTACAGAAAAAATCTAAAGAGTAAATTAATTTTTCAATTCCTTTGCGAGCATCTCATTAATAGCGGCAGCGGCTTTTCTGCCTTCGCCCATTGCGAGAATAACCGTCGCTGCTCCAAGTACAATATCCCCGCCGGCAAATACTTTATCCATTGATGATTTTTGATTTTCATCAACAATAATATTTCCCCATTTATTTGTCTGAAGTTCCGGCGTAGTTTGATGGATTAACGGATTGCTGCCGTTACCAATCGCTACAATTACGGTATCCAAATCAATAATAAATTCACTGTTGTTAATCACTACGGGTCGTCTTCTTCCTGAGTTATCCGGTTCGCCGAGCTCATAACGCAGACATTCCATTCCTTTTACTCTGCCTTTTTCATCGCCCAAAATTCTTTTAGCGTTTTGCAAAAAGTGAAATTCAATTCCTTCTTCTTTTGCGTGCTGAACTTCTTCTTTTCTTGCCGGCATTTCCACTTCGGTTCTTCGGTAAATTACATAAACTTTTTCCGCTCCAAGTCTTAGAGCCATGCGGGCTGCGTCCATAGCAACATTTCCACCGCCAAGAACCGCAACTATTTTAGATGGATAAATAGGCGTATCGGCTTCTTTTTTGTCAAATGCTCTCATCAAATTTGCGCGAGTTAAATATTCATTTGCGGAAAAAACTCCGACTAAATTTTCGCCTTCAATTCCCATAAACAAAGGCAAGCCCGCTCCTGTGCCAACAAATACTGCGTCAAATCCATCTTTATCAATTAAATCTGTTAATTTTCTCGTTCTTCCAACAACGTAGTTTTTTTGTATCTTCACACCCATTTTTAATAATATTTCAATTTCTTCATCTACAATGTTATTCGGCAAACGGAATTCGGGAATTCCATAACGCATTACGCCGCCAAGTTTATGAAAAGCTTCAAAAATTGTAACGTCGTGACCTTCACGCCTAACATCCGCGGCAACTACTAATCCTGCCGGACCGCTGCCTACTATTGCGACTTTTTTTCCGGTTTCGGGTTTTACCTTTGGAATTTTTACATTTCCTTGTTTTCTTTCCCAATCAGCTACAAATCTTTCCAATCTGCCTATTGCTACTGATTTATCGACGTCTTTCATCGCAATACCGACTTTACAATTTTCCTGGCATTGCGTTTCTTGAGGACAAACTCTTCCGCAAATAGCCGGAAGTAAACTTGCTT from Ignavibacteriota bacterium carries:
- a CDS encoding alpha-amylase, which encodes MKNSSLSGLISFEFHVAKHLREKYELDELFFSITGNVIFANFYQVRVFTQKINSKRNLYEHLSPGEVNAAGLIDEIFHFAIRKYFKENFPNAFTEAIKSTKENLGENNFDDLLLNFIKVFPPQKVYKNELKPEEYLNQFSGNVQNRELLIEEMILLHLANLNPAFTKLKELFNEEYIDEKKSYKSTLQNLESFFKKEEFKVGKKNLDLFTFLKMPILKHSNSIWDQLEFIKNEWGISIDTELMRKIESGKDLFIESLKFDQQFGGFDGGGGAPTIVPQYKGKQIDATSFVLGKSKFNYAEESTKDYEEFEQFTPDTNWMPKLVLIAKNIYVWLDQLSKKYQREIRTLDRIPIEELEQLKKWNINSLWLIGIWERSNASKRIKHLMGNIDAVASAYSLYDYEIAHDIGGEAAYNVFNQNAKSVGIRLASDMVPNHTGIYSRWVIEHPEYFIQLDYPPFPNYNFTGTNLSEQPGIEIKIEDQYWQMKDAAVVFQRKNINTGEVKYIYHGNDGTNMPWNDTAQLNMLKAEVREAVIQKIFDVARKFSVIRFDAAMTLAKKHFSRLWYPEPGKGGDIPSRSDFALTREEFDELFPKEFWREVVDRINDEMPETLLLAEAFWLMEGYFVRTLGMHRVYNSAFMHMMMKEENSKYRELITNTLEFEPEILKRYVNFMSNPDEETAINQFGTDDKYFGVLLLMCTLPGLPMLAHGQIEGYTEKYGMEYQRAYYNENPKDWLVERHAKEIFPVLGKRYLFAEVDNFWFYDFLDHRKVNENVYAFSNSFQNEKALVIYNNKFESTSGYINFSRQKLKSSNSHKYLTNINVAENFNIKNSDFHFYIFKDFTHQNDYIFNGKDIHQNGLFLSLNGFEYRIFLHFEEIYDQSGFVYNFYKENYGKPIWNVKEKLEENKLIPLQHSFENILLSEKLNLFLDEIFDVKFDQKKIEGINEKIIDEFSNFIFKFKNHFNTDIKHDVIDSKLNDRLLNLAMLAGMGHIKKTGKTKKTKAELQFEEIISQRNKLSFAVLVIYELIQCTKELILNEKVSDEFPENIRITKSIQNILETVNQNEGFRYTILLNLMLNEKDNFANFEIDFDKFIKLRSVGKIYDLLLDSNQELFRSIMENEFTQTFIDVNDYESVKYFSKERLETFCEFSVLFTFLQIISDKENNKKYLTKVNISRLVNKIVNIQNHIHNLALESKFIYNDFLENLSLQKKSKE
- the gltA gene encoding NADPH-dependent glutamate synthase, which produces MSYESPDILSANAKKILNDYINDIDHLKAKDRLKIPAQEMPAQDPIVRGKNLEEVAIGYTMEEARVEALRCLECVKQTCIDGCPVKIDIPKFIKHIAFGEFQQSVDVIKEASLLPAICGRVCPQETQCQENCKVGIAMKDVDKSVAIGRLERFVADWERKQGNVKIPKVKPETGKKVAIVGSGPAGLVVAADVRREGHDVTIFEAFHKLGGVMRYGIPEFRLPNNIVDEEIEILLKMGVKIQKNYVVGRTRKLTDLIDKDGFDAVFVGTGAGLPLFMGIEGENLVGVFSANEYLTRANLMRAFDKKEADTPIYPSKIVAVLGGGNVAMDAARMALRLGAEKVYVIYRRTEVEMPARKEEVQHAKEEGIEFHFLQNAKRILGDEKGRVKGMECLRYELGEPDNSGRRRPVVINNSEFIIDLDTVIVAIGNGSNPLIHQTTPELQTNKWGNIIVDENQKSSMDKVFAGGDIVLGAATVILAMGEGRKAAAAINEMLAKELKN